The Malus domestica chromosome 17, GDT2T_hap1 genome contains the following window.
gtcatatacagtacatgcacatgatatgcacaTAACTGGAGATTGAGCAATGAGTTACTTTTCGCATTAATAAGAAACTTTAACATAAATCTATTGGTATAGTggatacaattaaaacataattgttaCATATATAAGGTTACAGTGATAGTTTGAAAAGTCTTGTTACGTACATCAACCACCGCTTAATTGTGCACGTGGAAAACATGATACTCGTTGTCATTATTTCATGGACATGCATGACCCTTAACGTCCTCTaagctttttcttaattttattttttgccgAAGCCAACTAGGTTGTGTACATACTCGATAAATTCTGGGGCCCAACATACGTGCATTATAACTAGTGAACATTCTCACTTCCCATATTAAGTTGTAGTCATGCACACCATATGAACACCACATGCACATTACGGAAACATTTTCACAAATTTCTGTAATTGAACACTTGAACCAGAAATAGTTTCATCCTAATTTTGTagcatgttgatgcacaaaaccggaagtcttggaacaacataaatccgaccatgaatatgcaagaaagtaaataacacaagatgtatcgtggttcatcccaaggtttgggctacgtccacattgattgtatttctctgagagtatttatgagggagagagtgtaagagctttgctctagaaggagaggcttagggtttgtgagggtgaggaggccttTTTATAAAtgagggctcctcccctttttacatattcgccattttctttattacataattacatttgagtcccccgagtatttatacgaggtctaaatacggaagccctaagcatggtataaacagtagtcccgcaagtcttcagtcaagagagttttttagctggagacttgaaattcagtccatgtgtaggctgaagtaactagatgttgtcttgaactgatgctcgatatgaggcagtgcttaatctgaaatgatgctcaactagaagtagcacatgctgcgaggctgctcggctcgtggcttatgttgccttggttggctcggcttgtggtgtttgaaggtgagggagtctcttttatagaataagggctcactccttaatacatgaatgatggactagagttgatgttctctaatgatggtgagggagtcccttttatagaataagggctcgctccttagtacatgaataatgagttaggagtgatgctcgtggcgatgcggttgctcagctggcagcGATACTCTCTAacgaaagtgagggagtcccttttataaaataagggctcgttcctcaatatataagtgatgggctaagtcccccaagtatttttcatgagtgctctctaatgaaagtgagggagtcctttttatagaataaaggctcgctcctcaacacgtagataatgggctaagtcccccaagtattttcatgaggcctagttgaggcccaatatatggtacataatgtagtcccccaagtcttcggtcaatagagtttgttggctggagacttcaaattgaatccatgtatgggccgaagtggcggttgttcggaagcggtatttgtataccctgcacagaagctttgcaagtgaagctttgcatctggagctctgtaaatgaagcttgtgaagctagagcttttgtaaatgaagcttttgaagctagagctctgtaaatgaagcttttgaagctagagctctgtaaatgaagcttttgaagctagagcttttgtaaatgaagcttttgaagctgattgacatgagttatgctcatgaatgtttatgttgattgacatgagtaatgctcatagatgttgacatgagtgatgctcatgaatgttgacatgagtgatgctcatgaatgctGACATGagggatgctcatgaatgtttatgtatgattgatatgagtaatgctcatgaatttttatgtatgattgacatgagtaatgcacatgtatgtttatgtataattgacatgagtaatgctcatgtataatttgggagtactggacgtacttttttatcacctggttggtggtaatagcagcaggttgccgaataattttggagtattgggtgtatttttgatcacctggttggtggtaataacggcaggttgccgaataatcgTGAAGTATGGGGCCTACTTTTggttacctggttggtgataatagcggcggggTGTCGAATGATTTTTTATGGTACTGGGCGTagttttggtcacctggttggtgataatagcgacgGGGTGCCGAATAATGTTTTGTAGTACTAGacatacttttggtcacctggttggtgctatttagggcttatgggccttcaccctccacacaacattccagcccatttattttgggctttgccattttttttttaccctctgatggggtttatacagatgtctccgaaagatatgaaaaataatttacatcattcagaaataaggaaagtaaaccacatcattCTAGTGGCGTGTTTATtggttgcttttgctttctgcttttgctgtCCTCCCTGTTTCTTCTCTGTCCACCCTTGTTGCTTTGTAAGGTATCTTTTGTTTGCAAACCACTTGCTTTTCTTGGACAGCTTAGTCGTGCCCATcactcctcatttttctttttttcttttgctttccactgcgtctctgtctctgtctgtCTGTGCGCTGCTGTAATGCATGTGCACCATGCACTAAAATAGGTATTGGAAAAGAAAACTGACATCCATGGGGAATGACGCTGCGGAGTGAGGGATGAGGAATTCTGAGGTGGGTTCTCTGCGACTCATCCAGTAAGGCAGGGGCAGAATGGTGTTGTTGACGGTGAGCCAGATGAGACCGTAGCCAAAGAAACAGGCAAGAACGCTGATTAAAATCATTAGCCATGGCGGGTGCTTCTTGGAAAGGAATCCGGGGATAAGGTCGAAGTTCTCGCCTATATCGTTAGCCATACCCAGCATGGTGAGCTGCTACTGGTTGAAAACCCACAACCGACTTCAGGGAGTGGGAGCAGAGTGGGAAAACGAAGGCATTACCGGCTGTAATTTGCACCTACACTACCGCTCCTAGGCCGACCCACGACCGTCGGGTGCCTGCATTCATGATCGTGGTGAGCCATAACTCTCCCATCTTATTCATCGCTAGTGGATGACCGCTGTCCGGATCCACAATCATAGCTTCCATGCTCGTCGAAAACAGCCCCGTCGTACCGTACTTGCGACTCTCCTCCAGTGAATCCGTTGACGCTCCGACTCCTGTCGATTTCGTCAATCCGTAACCTTGAAGAATTGTCACCATCGGATACTTCTCCAAGAACCCTCGATCACTTCCTTGCTCAGCGGGGCCCTACCCGATAACACCCACCTCAATAAACTCAGATCGTACTTGGCCTTCACCTGGTCGGCGACGTTAATCAGCGCCACCAGTGGCAGATAGCTGACACGGTTCCTCTGGATGGACAAAAGCATGTCATGCATCTCGAACTTAGAGAGCACGACAATCGTTGATCCAGAGGTAAGTAGGCCCGTCGCGAACGCCACCAAACCATAGATGTGGAACATGGGAACCGTGCAGAGGAACATTTGGTGGTGGTTATCGTCCAAATAGAACCGACCGATAACGGTCTGGACCATCGCTATCAGATTCCTATGAGACGACACCACATATTTACTCGCCCCCGTCGTGCCCGACGAGTAAAGCAGCGTCGCCGTGTCGTCCTAGATGATCGCTTCCCTCGATTTTAACCCATCATGTTTTTTATTCGCCATCATCTTTCCCAAGGTATTCACAATACTTTTATTATCAATGGGCGCATCAATTTCGTCATCGATAAGGACGATGGGGAGAGGAATTGGACCGGCGAGTTTGGGGATGAGCTGGCAAGTAGTGAAGGCGAGCACTGGTTTGGAATCGACGATTTGCTTGGCGATTTCTCGAGTAGTGTTGAGGGGGTTGGTGGTTGTCATGATCGTGCCCAGCGACATCACAGCCAGGCAGACGACCGGGAAGAAGATGGAGTTCGTGGACAGGAGAAAGACGACGTGGCCCTTTCGAATGCCCATGTCAGAGAACGACGAGGCAACTGAACGGACGATATCCCATAATTGAACGTAGGTGAGTTGTTAGCCGGTGGAGCCGTCGATGAAGGCCAcgtttgttggaaatgtgccctaaaaccaatcatgtgatgatactttacgaacattttacatgttaaactaatctagtttaatatcaagggcaaagattattcttttaagccatctcatataaatgttatatgcttaaacaataagtccaaggaatatgtaattaggagaatgtaatttaaacaagttagatttatgagaccaatctctttcgtatacatatcataaacgttcctgatcataggattgccaattcggcattgacagtccgttaagatcagtacgtgctgtgtcttctctcatggagagtgactggtctcgagtcattggtgtgattgacaccaagacaagcatgtaggtgctcaatagcgaatgagtccactgaacacgatcaacgaagagttctcatactcatgtcacatgagaactcatggttgggataatgcaaagtagtcctttgacctgaggcatcatagctgtcttgtggttaggtccttgatctttgattatgtcaaagtcactccattcgcgggtgtccacggcatagttggggttaagccacttagccatggaagcaagtgaatgcacaacaagggatctctaaccttcaaaccgtttaagggagaatactctatgatatgattaagaatctctggccagagtatgaatgagatttaggaagtcgttccaaatcacattcaagataatcatataagtaaatgaatcacattggatagtagacatgaataaactatcaaaccaaataatgtggtcaagaccattgtattagagaaagaccgtattgcattgtaatcctaaactgattagcttgggtaaccatgatatgctgctaggtgtcactcatggtttgtggaagccctaaacgtgtataaacactaaagggagaattgaaagtaagtttcaattcacaatcgatttgaaagagttctaaacgcccactgccttgctaaaaggaacctaatggatcgtacaccgtgtaaggtagagattgaagaaacaacggagatgagtgagaataattaaatggtttaattatttatggcaaggattaattaatatgttaattaatcaaacgaataagttcgttaaagacctcgggatagtattggaccttaaggcccaatgggctttgaacgtcaagtccattgacttaagttgtatgacaacttaatgaataatgattcacaaaggcccaaatagcccaataataccctaaggccggccatttagaggaagggtataaatatgactttatagccaaaattcatttagggttttcttttggggaaaggatgagaacacaagctctcttttctctctaaagaggctggcccccttggagggattagctagtaatctttctcctccaaggtcactcatctcttcttcacatctcatcttggtgtggagacttagaggttctcaactttgggaacttggagaatcctattcttccatccaaatccatagatctaagaagcaaggaatgaaggccctctccttgggtgattagcctttgcttatgcaaagaggaatctacaaaggtataaatttctcaactcactttgatttgagttgagtcttggttcaccaatctactaggctttgaatttcatggttaatgttttgtttttaagtgcatacaagcatgattccgccttttaattgttaattacatgctatagatgttgcttaaatgaacatgtttttcacaaaatctccTTCAACGTTGCCACGGTGGGCCTGAGAGAAAATGAAGGTTGTGATGTCGATGGAGTCGTTGGGCGGGAGTGGTATGGGCTTACGCTTGCTGTAGAATACTGAATTAGAACTGCAGAAGCTGCTTCTGGCATCGACCGTCGAAGTGCTGGCCATCGTGTCGTTGAATTTGATTAACGATTGGATgagattgttttgttttggtttttctagGAAGTGATTGGAAAATTGTGATATATCTGAAAtgagatttgagtgtttttctttgttttggtaGATGAAAATGGAGATCCATAGGTGTTTTGGATTTTTTGCGGATCCACGGTGGACAGTGGTTGTGATGAAAAAATGGGAAAGaatcgacatagcttttcgtgttgtttcccacagacggcgccaaatgttgatgcacaaaaccggaggtcttgaaacaatgtaaatccaaccgtgaatctgcaaaaaagtaaataacacaagatgtatcgtgactcaccccaaggtttgggctacgtccacattgattgtatttctctgagagtatttgtgagggagagagtgtgagagctttgctctagataggagaggcttaaggtttgtgagggtgaggaggcccttttatagaataagggctcttccCCCTTTTACATATTCGCCCCTTcgtttattacataattacatttgagtcccccaagtatttatacgaggtctaaatacagaggccctaagtatggtataaacatagcACGTCAAAAAGTAAAGTATTCCATAACCCATAGACCtcaacatgaaacacaaaccctaatttagcTTCTAAGTATTAATTCATCTTACAAACAACCTATTTATTCCATAAATCATTGATGTAGAAACTTGGAACTAAACACCCTACCTTACTATGTCTGTCGAAGCTTCAGTTGCcgaaaaaaaatagaactttTTTCCaggcaaaacaaaaaatatggtacaaacccCAGCTCACTCCTCTCACCTCTATCTTGCATCCCTTTGTTTGAAATTAGAAGTATGAGGTCAACCCAAAACTCAACTCACTTTATTCACCTCTCTTTAATCTGAGCTTAGAGATATGAGCTCAACACAGAAACCCAGAGCTTACAGAGCTCTCTCCACATCCCTTTcttccaaatgagaaaaatAATGCAATGGATTGAtaatttttagtatttatattTGAGTATTTTAGTAATTATGGTTTTGTGCATGATGTGCATGACTTGTGCATTGCCGGTTTGTTCTATTTATGTTTCAAGATTAAGAAAATGtcctaatttttattatttccaaAGAAAATGGACACAAATTGTATGGgaaacaaacaaccaattaatTCAGAAAAAATAGTATAAACATTGGCACCAAATCTTTAATTCCATACAAATTCTGACACTCATGTGAAATCCAAATCCGAATACTAATGCACTCCCTCTACCCCCTACCATATattaacaaaatcaaataaaagaaTTTTTCTAACCAACAAccattaaataattttaaactaaaaataaaaaccctataCACCTCTGTATACTATACTTCCTCAATGTATATGTCAGAAAAAAAACTCATAACTCATAAACAACTCAAATCAAGATTTCTATCTCTACAATCCTTAAGCACAATATTTAAGTATCTTCGATCAATCACGTACTGTTTTTTATTTCAACTTTTCTACATGGCGATTAAGTTACCGCTACACCACAATCCTCTTAACTAATTACGCAATGCGTTTTAACTTTCCGGCACAGCAATAAGTAACTAGTTTAGATATCCGTGACATCTTCCTCACTTGAATGTGGGCCTAGATTGGACCTTCCCCTTACAGAgttcatcttctccaacttcaaaCCAGCTCTGAACCTTGCAATGAAGGTGTCAGCTTTGGTGTTCACATCCGGGCTCGGACAGAACATAGCTTTTGTCGGCGACTCTCCGCTCTCCGATGGAGTTTTACTACCAGCTTCCATGGTCGGTGATGGAACTGAATCCTGATCACTGTCGTCCAAATCAGGTGAGCCGCTGCGTGAACTGTCGTTGCTTTTGATCCTCACAAAGTCCCCATGCTCTGCGTATTTCATAACCGGTATACTAAATGGCGGtagcggcggcggcggcggcggcggtaTTCCAACCGATGGCGACTCCCCGCCACTGTTCGCATTCTCATCATCTCTGTTGATGAAACTGGTCACCTTAACTGGAGGGAGCGGCTTTTGGGTTGTCATCGTGGGCCTGATTTGGGATAATCTCCCTGTGGAATTGATCCGTGGCAGCGGTGGTGGCGACGGCGGTTGTGGAATTGGGTGAATAGTTTTCTTGGGTTTGTTGGATTTCTTTGAAGAAAACAAGTTGTGAAAAACCGAAGGTGGTGGTAGCGGTGGGGGAGGAGGCGGCGGTGAGGGCGGCGGAAGTAAAGACGAAGGAGCCGAAGAGGCAGAAGCGAGGAGAGTCTCGAAATTTTCGACACTCTTTTGTCTCTGCTTCTTCCTACTCCTCCTTAATGACGTGATCAAGAACTCTTTAGTGGTAGCAACTCCCTTCTTCTTCGCATGTTTCCCAGCTGGCGTTTTCTTGTTCTCAACCTCCTTCGACATCTGCGGTGGCGATGATGGCGGAGCTAACAGCGGAGAAGGCGGGGCTTGGAGAGGCGGTGGGGGCAAATTATTCTCCACTTCCAAATTGTCGCTAGCATTCgagttttctttttctccaatAGCTTGGTACGTCCTCTTTGTCTTGCGCGGCGGCGGCGGAGGTGGCGGAGATTTTGTCCTCGGCGGCGATGGTGGCGGAGAATAGGATTGAATAACCTGAATCTGTGCGTGTGAAGAACTAAGAGGATCGGATTGAATAACCTGAATCTGTGCGTGTGAAGAACTAAGAGGATCGGGTTGAATAACCTGAATCTGTGCGTGTGAAGAACTAACTTGCTCCGCAGGGATCACAAAAGTGTTTACTGGTATATTCTTGGTCCGTAGTACACATCCTACTCGTGCTTGAACCTCTGCCGGTTCTTCCTGTGCTAGAACCTCTGCCGGTTCTTCCTGTGCTAGAACCTCTGCCGGTTCTTCTTGTGCTACAACCTCTGCCGGTTCTTCATGCCACGACCGGTGACGGCGGTGGAGCTGATGCTGCGGATCCGAATCCGGAATCCGATAACCGGCCACATGGGTATCGTCGTGGGATCGCCACCGTTCGTCCCTAACCACATTCCATGAAGGTTCCTGTTGACGCAGATCCGGGTACGAGCTGCTGGTCCTCACTCCTCTGTCCATCGTGCTAGTAGCACCACTGCTCTGATTATCGACCGTCCGACTCCGATCTGAATACTGATCGTACCACTGACGTGGGGTTGATGGGTTTGACTTCTCAAATTTCTGCGGAGAAGAAACATCGTACGACATGGGACTGCTAACATTGTTGTCGTTGCCACTGTTTCTGCTGAGAAATCCGCAAACAATTGCGAAGAGTACGAGGACGAGGTTGAGAGAATCCCAACTTTTTTTTACCAAATGGGGTCTAAAAATTTGAGAAGTGAAGGACAAGAGTGATGGGATTACGAAGAAAATGAATACCAGAGCTATGACGATCAAGGCGAAAACGAAGGCACCGGAGCTGAAAAAAACGGAGGAGGCAGAGCGGCCGAGGCGGCTGCTGCGATGGTTGGACTGCCGGAAAGAATTGGAGGCTTGGAGCCAAAACGGTGGCGACAtgttttcctcttcttccaTAGTGTTTTGGACTTTTTGTTCAGAAAACGGATGATAGATTGGGTG
Protein-coding sequences here:
- the LOC114822457 gene encoding pollen-specific leucine-rich repeat extensin-like protein 1; translated protein: MEEEENMSPPFWLQASNSFRQSNHRSSRLGRSASSVFFSSGAFVFALIVIALVFIFFVIPSLLSFTSQIFRPHLVKKSWDSLNLVLVLFAIVCGFLSRNSGNDNNVSSPMSYDVSSPQKFEKSNPSTPRQWYDQYSDRSRTVDNQSSGATSTMDRGVRTSSSYPDLRQQEPSWNVVRDERWRSHDDTHVAGYRIPDSDPQHQLHRRHRSWHEEPAEVVAQEEPAEVLAQEEPAEVLAQEEPAEVQARVGCVLRTKNIPVNTFVIPAEQVSSSHAQIQVIQPDPLSSSHAQIQVIQSDPLSSSHAQIQVIQSYSPPPSPPRTKSPPPPPPPRKTKRTYQAIGEKENSNASDNLEVENNLPPPPLQAPPSPLLAPPSSPPQMSKEVENKKTPAGKHAKKKGVATTKEFLITSLRRSRKKQRQKSVENFETLLASASSAPSSLLPPPSPPPPPPPLPPPSVFHNLFSSKKSNKPKKTIHPIPQPPSPPPLPRINSTGRLSQIRPTMTTQKPLPPVKVTSFINRDDENANSGGESPSVGIPPPPPPPLPPFSIPVMKYAEHGDFVRIKSNDSSRSGSPDLDDSDQDSVPSPTMEAGSKTPSESGESPTKAMFCPSPDVNTKADTFIARFRAGLKLEKMNSVRGRSNLGPHSSEEDVTDI